The genome window TCTTACGGTATGGTTCTGAAGAATATGGAGAGGATAGGCGATCACGCCGCAACTATAGCGACCCATCTGCAAGAGATTCCCATTGACTTTAAGGGTGTAAAGGACATATTTGCCTTTGGTGAAGCTGTAACCGAATTTTTCATGCAGAGTGTAAAGACTTTCCTTGACCGAAACAAGAAACAGGCAAACGATCTCCTAGACGCTAAGATTGAAGAGATAAAGGAAATGGAGAGGAAGCTCTCAAACATTTATACAGTTGAGGACGCTAGGGTTCTCACGACGATAAGAACTATTGTTGGAAGCTATAGACGGGTAGCCGACTACTCCACGGATATACTTGAAGCAACCATAGACCTTCACGACATTAGATAGAGGGAAACCAGGAAAAATTCAAAACAAATTGGATGGGAAAAACATAGAGATAATTTCATAAACCAAAAGCTAGTCTTAAAAAACCTTAATCTTTCAGATCATACGAATTCTGCAATATACATGCATAGTCCAGGAATTTTATCTCTCATGAAAATTTCAGCTCGGTTTTCAACACATAAGTAACCACTCAGACAAGGCAAACCGCTGTTCTACGCATTAATAGACAGCAACTTACTTGAGGTTTAACACAAGGTTTTTATACAGCTTTAATGCATATTTTTGATCATGATCTATCTTAAAATTACATTGATGAATATTTCAGAGCTAAAACCCCATGAAAAATACATAGAGGAACGAGTACTTTTCCTGTTAGAAGATATGATGAGGACTGGTATCCTAAGAAAACCGGTGGTCGCAGAAAATAAACACAATGTTTTGCTGGACGGTCATCATCGATTTGAAGCATTTAAGAGATTAGGACTCCAGTATATCCCTGCCGCTGTAGTAGACTACCAGGATCCTAGAATTGTCGTTAAAAGCTGGGAAAATGGGTACATTTTTGATAAAGACCAAGTGCTTAGGAGAGCCCTTAAAGGAGAATTATTCCCTCCACGCACAACGAGACACGTGGTTCAACTTGACGGGAGAGAGCTTCACATCTCCGAGATTCTTCCCGATGTCAACTTACCCTTGAAGAGCTTTAAAACTATGCCTCTCAGTATTGGGGAGAGGCTTGAATTCTAGAATCTCTGAGTAATCGCAGTTGCTACACACTTCGAATCCGGAGACGTCGAAAAAACCAGAGACCTCAAGCCTGATATATTCTTGATCTATTATGGGAAGCCTTAGTATCAGCTTTCTGGATGCATCGGAGGGTACCAGGTGTAGTATA of Thermofilum uzonense contains these proteins:
- a CDS encoding ParB N-terminal domain-containing protein, whose product is MIYLKITLMNISELKPHEKYIEERVLFLLEDMMRTGILRKPVVAENKHNVLLDGHHRFEAFKRLGLQYIPAAVVDYQDPRIVVKSWENGYIFDKDQVLRRALKGELFPPRTTRHVVQLDGRELHISEILPDVNLPLKSFKTMPLSIGERLEF